One Ranitomeya variabilis isolate aRanVar5 chromosome 4, aRanVar5.hap1, whole genome shotgun sequence genomic window, GCACCTCCTGGTATCTTTTAAATGGTGGCAGTGGTCCTTGTTATCACCTTACTGCGTTAAGATGTCATTTAAAGGTAATTTTTTAAGTACAGTTTTTACACAGTGAATTTCTTTTTTGAATTTTTCTGTACAGGAACAATCTTATTCTAGCTGTGATTTCCTcacgggttgtgctcacagcccaacaccgtgcaggaagattggcgtttgccacagaagaccaggattggcaaattcaccactggtgccctgtgctcttcacagatgaaaacatgTGATAGACGTGACGGAGTGTAGAgataccgtggagagcgatctgctgccttcaacatccttcagcattaccAGTTTAgcagggggtcagtaatggtgtggggtggcattcctttggagggccacatagccctccatgtgctcaccagaggtagcctgactgccattaggtaccgagatgagatcctcagaccccttgtgagaccatatgctggtgcagttggccctgggttcctcctaatgcaggacattgccagacctcatgtggctggagtgtgtcagcagttcctgcaagatgaaggcattgaagctatggactggcctgcccgttccccagacctgaatccgattgaacacatctgggacatcatgtctcgcacgatccatcaacgtcacgttgcacaacagactgttcTGGAGTTGGCgggtgctttagtccaggtctgggaggagatccctgaggagaccatccgccgcctcatcaggattatgcccaggcttgtagggaggtcatacaggcacaaggaggcaacatacacacacacacacaactgaacatcatttccttgtcttgaggcatttccactgaagttggatcagcctgtaatttgattttccactttgattttgagtatcattccaaatccagacctgcaTGGGATacttattttgatttacattgatcatttttatgttttattgttctcaacacattccactaggatgtggtattttagtgttccctttattttttttgagccgtgtatataggttttattagtagatgtaaagaagaaaactaaatactgtaaaataatcactCATATGCTTcccttatctccagtaattgtattattacaggacttttatgatgttacatcggcttatCTTCTcaatcaggtctctacaatatcggatcctctcagtgaagatcttctatataagagaattttcctgatttacccatcaaagatggatatggacagagacaagatggcggagaggatattacacctcaccctagagatcctcttccggcttactggagaggtgagaggttctgatgacgtcacattacatcattctcatctatgggaataacagatggacagaactggagaggttaggactctggaaatgtctataGTGAAATTTATGAatttgtctctccataaccaggattacacagtagtgaagaagacctctagtgagcgctgtcaggactctgtgtctgagggattgggaagacccctgagcccagtcacggggcctccacctcacctgatacatgaggacaacaatgaccagaagatcctagaactcacctacaagatgattgagctgctgactggagaggtgacactgctgggaatgctgggacattacacagtaacactgtgaaggtttctggggatgatggtatcattgtatgtgtcaggttcctataaggtgtcaggatgtcgccatctatttctccatggaggagtgggagtatttagcaggacacaaagatgtgtacaaggacgtcatgatggaggttccccagcccctcacatcaccaggtaatagacaggactaaatacacacggcctataattatctgtatgtaaagaatgaattcagtccctgtatgtgtttcctccagttctatccagtaagaggacaacaccagagagatgtccccgtcctcttcttccacaggactataaacaagaagatcccaatgttcctcaggatcatcaggtagatggagagaaggtgtcatgagatctcctctatgatgtgtagatggctgtgaaggtcttgtgctcagtcttgttttattcaccagtattatatgttttatacttgtgtaatgagaacggtgcagATGGAAGGCagcgctgccaccaggaattttggtgtcccatactggcaaaactttcgggcccacttgggactctgcccaggctacaccccccccccagctccgcctccaacccttgaaccttccacagtcccactgcccactgaTAGAAAAACTCTGCATCTGTATAATGCATCCCGAAGTAATATATATTTGAATAATGCATCCCCTTAGGAGTATAATGCACttctatagtactataatgcacccccatagtggtataatgcacccgcataatagtataatgcacccccataatagtatattgcacccccatagtagtataatgcatctcatagtataatgctctcccatagtggtataatgcacttcatagtataatgcagccccatagtagtataatgcagcgtcatactgcagctttacaaaaaaaaaagtttatcctgacctggctgaggtccagcggtgtcctccACCTGATACATCTGAGGAGTGTACCATCATATGTGAGTGTCATTATACGCCGGCAACGTGccctctgacatcagctgccagcttgTAATCTCCCAcaaggcaacagattttaacttgccGTGCATCTGACGATGCATGATCAGTTGAACCTCTGGGGCCCAAAGAGAAGAGGCGGCCTGCTGCGGGCCTCCTCTGCTCGCCAGGCCCTATTCGTCAGTAAGGGCTGTAATGCTCTGATGGCGGAACTGATGGCAGGATTAGagttgatcatagatgtgactatcttttcttttcatctgtctgtgacttttacaatatttgtttcagggagaaGATCTGACCCATACTAATACTACAGAGacctatgtgaggggtgatgagcggtgtaaagaggagattccaacatacaactacccaggtgagtagtgaccaataaatgcagagaagtcacagattcttctcagtcaccggctatggctgctttatcggttgTATAGCCCGGTTGTATCACAATCGGGtgttcaccattttgcctctagacctcaacattctcctccatccaaactttgacacatcagctctaaattgttataaaaaaaagtatttgaatgtctaatatttcttcttgaaactgatgTGACATCTACCATTGGTCCTTATAATAGTTTAGTTTGAAAGAGCCActgagccccatactctaattaccccagagaggtttcaccactagttactcatttattactgatgaagactgttgagtttgatcatttaagtaaatgtgttattgtctttagtcacagtttttgactacagtagttactgcTCAAATCCTTTGACTTAACCACTTCCCGCAGTCCTTTTTTGTTCCTAATCAGGACCCAATTTTTCGAACCTGATGTGTCACTTtgtagtgataactttggaattcttgacaaaggataataggaaacaaaaagaccttacaaattattttccaatttctcttgaatctgacagtaccctatatacagttgtacactactgtctgAGCACATGGCTGGTTTAAGAAGCTATTTAGCTATTTGACTGCAGATCTTGCAGAAATAGTTTGCGGATACGATGCATTGGGGGCTTTGTTCGTGGTCACCTGGAAGCTCAAAAGATGTCCACCATGAAAAGACTTGGCGCTATCTACTCCATTTTACAGATCCCTAGGGATTGCCTTGTTCATCATACTTTAATCCTTCTACTTGGGTCTGATCTTAGACAGAGACCCCCTAGGCTTCGGCCATGGTGTTACCTTCTGTTATGTGATGTGAGATGTAGCAAGAATAGTCAGGTAACCGGGTGAGTACCAGgagagcagagaaaatacaaaatcagaagacacaagaatAGTCAGTAAGCGGGCCGAGGTCACAATAGGAAACAAATAAACAAGACTGGAGAGGAGCACAGAGGAATTAACCAGAGGAGAAGGCTGTATCTGACAGCTTCCAGCAATATGCTTCCAGCTTTAggagggtgtggtgctttccaactgGCTGGAGCAGCGAGCTGGACAACACACATCCATACTGCCAGATTGGATGGCACTACAAATCCCAGGTACCCTAATCTTTGTGGCAGGGCAGAGCCTGCGTCTCCCAGAGCTTCTGGTTTCGATGTCTCCTCCATTACCAGTGCCACCTGTAGAATGAATAAGGTCGTgcctggtaacagaactaaacatcacagcagcagatcccagaggagatagGACATTCCATATGCAAAAGCCCTAATAtgagaaaatggcagaaaaccagagcagtagaaatccccataaaaCCCTTAGGGGATTAATGTATTGTAGTAGTGACTATGTTGACCCCAGAGCCACTTTCCAGAAATtagcacgcagtggatgttggagagtgaaaattgcaaatatgccattttattacccaacacacagtgcccagattgtgctccaggagacacacactttgtaaattaagtggattcttatcactatagtaatgccaaatacattattatttattatcattattaatttttatagTGCACGCTTTACACGTGCTTTAtccatggatgctaaatgtggtttgggcacactgcaaggctcagaagcgaggggaaaatttgactttgggaaagcggatattgctggattggtgtattgaagccatggtgcttttcaagagcctttgagccacttgTAATGTAGAAACCTGTTTTTCACTGACATATGATGGACCTGAGTATGGAATTGTTTTTTTGGGAGATGAGTAGAaggtttattggtataattttcctcaacataacattgtttggtgactttttactctatatttcggaggcagaatggacaaacagttgaacaccacgctctactggttcatcctatgaggttttcttttagactgtgagctgtcattgtcttagtGAATAATTACGTATTCAACATAACTTGTCATGTTGTGGATAGTTTACATACAAATGGTAAAATTCAAGTATTGTTTTATGAAaactaattggttttatttttaacagatgactgCACCAGGCAATCAGAGGGGCTGCTGACATCTTCCGTTTTTAAgtcagataatcttgagatccaacaggatacaattgaagtgaatgccattactccagatataccatcatcccttcacagcaaagatctatcgtctgatcttttgaaacaggtcctgtcttctgattcattaccgactactaaggaaaatcaaagtcacaaaataagcattaaaaaacaaattggtccTGCAGTAAAGAAATCATTTTCACTTTTAGAATATGGAAATCATTTTCCCCTCAAAGAATCTTTTCTtaagcatcaaaaaattcacacagcagagaatagattttcttgttccaagtgtgggagatgttttaaccagaagtggaatcttgttatacaccaaagaactcacataggggagaagcctctttcatgttcagaatgcgggaaatgttttagccacaaatcagctttggttaagcaccagagaactcacacaggtgagaagcctttttcatgttcagaatgtgggaaatgttttaatcagaaagtgcatcttgatagacaccagagattacacacaggagagaggcctttttcctgttcagaatgtgggaaatgttttatccacaaatcaaatttggttaagcaccagagaactcacacaggtgagaagcctttttcatgttcagaatgtgggaaatgttttaatcagaaatcagttTTGGTTACACACCTGAAaacccacacaggtgagaagcctttttcatgttcagaatgtgggaaatgttttaatcggaaatcagCATTGGTTACACAcctgaaaacccacacaggggagaagcctttttcatgttcagaatgtgggaaatgttttatacataaatcagctttggttatgcaccagaaaacccacacaggggagaagcctttttcatgttcagaatgtgggaaatgttttaaacataaatcagctttggttacgcatcagagaacccacacaggggagatgcctttttcatgttcagaatgtgggaaatgttttaatcagaaagacaatcttgatagccaccagagaatccacacaggggagaagcctttttcctgctcagaatgtgggaaatgttttaatcggaaatcagctttggttatgcaccagaaaacccacacaggggagaagcctttttcatgttcagaatgtgggaaatgttttaatcggaaagtgcatcttgatagccaccagagattacatacaggagagaagcctttttcctgttcagaatgtgggaaatgttttagccacaaatcagctttggttaagcaccagagaactcacacaggtgagaagcctttttcctgttcagaatgtgggaaatgttttaaacagaaatcagctttggttacacaCCTGAAaacccacacaggtgagaagcctttttcatgttcagaatgtggcaagtgttttaaacagaaatcagatttggttatgcaccagaaaacccatacaggagagaagcctttttcctgttcagaatgtgggaaatgttgtatcCACAAATCAAATttcgttaagcaccagagaactcacacaggtgagaagcctttttcgtgttcagaatgtgggaaatgctttattcAGAAATCAGTTTTGGTTACACACCTGAAaacccacacaggtgagaagcctttttcatgttcagaatgtgggaaatgttttaatcagaaatcagctttggttacacacctgagaacccacacaggggagaagcctttttcctgttcagaatgtgagaaatgttttaaacataaatcagctttggttacgcaccagaaaacccacacaggggagaagcctttttcctgttcagaatgtgggaaatgtttttataaGAAAGCGTATCTTGAtatccaccagagaatccacacaggggagaagcctttttcctgttcggaatgtgggaaatattttacacacaaatcaaattttgttaagcatcagagaacccacacaggggagaagcctttttcatgttcagaatgtgggaaatattttacacacaaatcaaattttgttaagcatcagagaacccacacaggggagaagcctttttcatgttcagaatgtgggaaatgttttaatcggaaatcagctttggttacgcaccagaaaacccacacaggggagaagcctttttcatgatcagaatgtgggaaatgtttttataagaaagcgcatcttgatatccaccagagaatccacacaggggagaagcctttttcatgatcagaatgtgggaaatgttttaatcggaaatcagatcttgttagacaccaaagaattcacacaggggagaagcctttttcctgttcctaaTGTCGGAAATGTTTTACATGGAAATCATCtctttaataaacatcagagaagttgcacaggggagaagcctttttcatgttcagaatgttggaaatattTAATCAAAAATTGTAACTTCTTAAACAGTTATCTtactactaggacaacaccttgTCATTCCTTATGTTTGGCCTCGTTAGAACAAAAATACTCATACACAGCCCCCTTGCCAGCGCCAATTCAGCTGTGTCAGgattcatgtgaggttgttacagtACACAAGCCCTGCACTCACTGTCCCCGCTTTCAGAAGTATTGAACATAAACAGGAAACCAGAGCTGCGACTGCTCTCTACTTCCTCCTTTTGATTTGATTTGAAGTTGGGGACAGTGACATCAGCGCTGATTGGCCGCAGGGCTCACATGACCTGACAAACTCGCATGAGCTTCATAAAcgcaagtgctgacactgctggaactgcATCGGCATGGAAGGtttgaataattatttttattttaataggaTCAAACATAAGGCttgagaagggattgtccaagtagagaacaacccttttaaacaaaaaaatcccacacagcgagaagtcattatcatacctagagtgtaAAGAATGAATTACTTGAAAATTGTATTTTCTTGACTGTCAAAAATAGCTCTGACCTGGATAAaatatatacaatggggaaaataactaTTGGAGACTATACcgatttttgcaagtttttccagctACAAAGaatgaagtctgtaatttttttattttgtaggtacacttcaactgtaagagacagaatctaaaaataaaagccaggaAATAACATTGtgtgatttttgcataattaaccccttcctgacctgtgacgccacgtaggcgtcatgaaagtcagtgccaatccgacctgtgacgcctttgTGTCataatggagggatcgcgtccctgcaaatcgggtaaaagggttaactccaatttcacccgatctgcagggacagggggagtcgtACTTcagcccccgtggctacgatcgctctgattggcagtttcactttcaacaaccAATCAGAGAAATTTGtactatttcacctatgaaaagtggtgaaatattacaatccagccatggccgatgctgcaatattatcggccatggctggaaaccctgatctgcccactGCCGCcgatctccccagtcctccgttctgtcccgtactgtggtccgctcctgtctgcacccccatcctcctgtccacccccccgtgttccgatccacccccccgtgctccgatctcaccCCCtcttacttaccgagcctcccggtgtccgtccgtcttctccatgggcgccgccatcttccaaaatggcgggcgtatgtgcagtgcgcccgccgaatctgccggcagattcgttccaggtacattttgatcactgtgatatatatatcaaagtgatcaaaataaaaaaatagtaaatgaactcccccctttatcacccccataggtagggacaataataaaataaagaaaatatatttacttttatttttccactagggttagggttagaactaaagttagggctagggttagcctaattctaaccctaaccctagttctatgtgcacttggtgcggatttggctgcggatccacagtggattggccgctgcggatttgtagcagttttccatcaggtttacagtaccatgtaaacctatggaaaaccaaatccgcagtgcccactgtgcagaaaataccacgggaaacgctgcgttgtattttccgcagcatgtcaattctttgtgcggattccacagcgttttacacctgttcctcaataggaatcagtgttaaatccacaggtaaaacgcagtgtcttttacctgcggatttttcaaaaatggtgctgagaAATCTCACACAAATTCGCAATgtggccacatagccttagggttggaattagagttagggttggaattagggctagggttgtaaaTAGGGTTAAGataaggcttgtggttagggttatggttaggcttaggggtgtgttggggttagggttgcggttagggttggggttaggggtgtgttggggttagggttgtggttaggtgtgtgttggggttagggttgtgattagggttatggctagagttgggattagggttaggggtgtgttggggttagtgttggagttagaattgaggggtttccactgtttaggcacatcaggggtctccaaacgcaacatggcaccaccattgattccagccaattttgcgttcaaaaagtcaaatggtgctccctcccttccgagccccgacgtgtgcccaaacagtggtttacccccacatatggggtatcggcgtactcaagacaaactgggcaacaactattgtggtccaatttctcctgctacccttgtgaaaataaaaaaattgctttctaaaacatcatttttgaggaaagaaaaatgattttttattttcacggctctgcgttgtaaacgtctgtgaagcacttgggggttcaaagtgctcaccatatatcttgataagtaccttgggggggtctagtttccaaaatggggtcacttgtagggtgtttctactgtttaggcacatcagagttctgcaaacgcaacgtgatgcccgcagaccattccatcagggtatgtgcacacgctgtggattttgctgcggatccgcagcagtttcccatgagtttacagtacaatgtaaacctatgggaaactaaatccgcagtgcacatgctgcggaaaaaaacgcgcggaaacgcagcggtttattttccgcagcatgtcaattatttgtgcggattccgctgcggatttacacctgctccaatagaaatctgcaggtgaaaatccgcagagaaaaccgcaaaagaaaccgcaataaatccgcagtaaaaaccgcagcgtttttTCACTGCGGagtttgcaaatccgctgcggaaaattccgcaatggaatctgcagcgtgtgcacatggcctcaaagtctgcattccaaaacgtcactacttcccttccgagccccgatgtgtgcccaaacagtggttcccccccacatatggggtaccagcgtactcaggacaaactggacaacaacttttggggtccaatttctcctgtgaatcttgtgaaaataaaaaattgcgggctaataataatttttgaggaaagaaaaatgattttttattttcacggctctgcgttataaacttctgtgaagcacttgggggtttaaagtggtcaacgcacatctagattagttccatgtggtcacatgtggaggagctccaatgtttaggcacacaggggctctccaaacgcgacatggtgtccgctaacgattggagcaaatttttcattcaaaaagtcaaatggcgctctttcccttccaagccctgccgtgtgcccaaacagtggtttgtgaccacatatgaggtatcggtgtactcaggagaaattgcccaacacattttaagatccattttttcctgttgcccatgtgaaaatgaaaaaaattgaggctaaaataaattttttgtgaaaaaaagtactttttcatttttacggatcaatttgtgaagaaccttggggttcaaagtgctcactatgcatctagataagctcctttggggggtctagtttccaaaatggggtcacttgtgggggagctccaatgtttaggcacacaggggctctccaaacgcgacatggtgtccgctaaagattggaccaatttttcatttaaaaagtcatatggcgctccttcccttccaagccctctcgtgtgcccaaacagtggttcaccccaacatatggggtatcggcgtactcaggacaaattgtacaaacattttggagtccagtttctctttttaccctggagaaaataaaaaaattgttgctaaaagatcttttttttttttttaataaaaagttatatgttcattttttccttccatgttttgagcaccttgaggggtgcagtttttagaatggtgtcacttttgggtattagccatacagacccctcaaactgacttcaaatgtgaggtggtccctaaaaaaatggttttgtaagtttcgttgtaaaaatgagaaatcgctggtcaaattttaaaccttataacttcctagcaaaattttgtttccaaaattgtgctgatgtaaagtagacatgtgggtaatgttatttattaactattttgtcacataactctcatttaacagaataaaaataaaaaatttgaaaattgcgaaattttcaaaattttacccaaatttccatttttttcacaaacgcaaaaattatcgacctaaatttaccactaacatgaagcccaatatgtcacaaaaaaacaatctcagaaccgctaggatccgttgaagtgttcctgagttattacctcata contains:
- the LOC143766583 gene encoding uncharacterized protein LOC143766583 isoform X3, with translation MDMDRDKMAERILHLTLEILFRLTGEDYTVVKKTSSERCQDSVSEGLGRPLSPVTGPPPHLIHEDNNDQKILELTYKMIELLTGEVPIRCQDVAIYFSMEEWEYLAGHKDVYKDVMMEVPQPLTSPVLSSKRTTPERCPRPLLPQDYKQEDPNVPQDHQGEDLTHTNTTETYVRGDERCKEEIPTYNYPDDCTRQSEGLLTSSVFKSDNLEIQQDTIEVNAITPDIPSSLHSKDLSSDLLKQVLSSDSLPTTKENQSHKISIKKQIGPAVKKSFSLLEYGNHFPLKESFLKHQKIHTAENRFSCSKCGRCFNQKWNLVIHQRTHIGEKPLSCSECGKCFSHKSALVKHQRTHTGEKPFSCSECGKCFNQKVHLDRHQRLHTGERPFSCSECGKCFIHKSNLVKHQRTHTGEKPFSCSECGKCFNQKSVLVTHLKTHTGEKPFSCSECGKCFNRKSALVTHLKTHTGEKPFSCSECGKCFIHKSALVMHQKTHTGEKPFSCSECGKCFKHKSALVTHQRTHTGEMPFSCSECGKCFNQKDNLDSHQRIHTGEKPFSCSECGKCFNRKSALVMHQKTHTGEKPFSCSECGKCFNRKVHLDSHQRLHTGEKPFSCSECGKCFSHKSALVKHQRTHTGEKPFSCSECGKCFKQKSALVTHLKTHTGEKPFSCSECGKCFKQKSDLVMHQKTHTGEKPFSCSECGKCCIHKSNFVKHQRTHTGEKPFSCSECGKCFIQKSVLVTHLKTHTGEKPFSCSECGKCFNQKSALVTHLRTHTGEKPFSCSECEKCFKHKSALVTHQKTHTGEKPFSCSECGKCFYKKAYLDIHQRIHTGEKPFSCSECGKYFTHKSNFVKHQRTHTGEKPFSCSECGKYFTHKSNFVKHQRTHTGEKPFSCSECGKCFNRKSALVTHQKTHTGEKPFS
- the LOC143766583 gene encoding uncharacterized protein LOC143766583 isoform X2; translation: MWSAALRVEVSTISDPLSEDLLYKRIFLIYPSKMDMDRDKMAERILHLTLEILFRLTGEDYTVVKKTSSERCQDSVSEGLGRPLSPVTGPPPHLIHEDNNDQKILELTYKMIELLTGEVPIRCQDVAIYFSMEEWEYLAGHKDVYKDVMMEVPQPLTSPVLSSKRTTPERCPRPLLPQDYKQEDPNVPQDHQGEDLTHTNTTETYVRGDERCKEEIPTYNYPDDCTRQSEGLLTSSVFKSDNLEIQQDTIEVNAITPDIPSSLHSKDLSSDLLKQVLSSDSLPTTKENQSHKISIKKQIGPAVKKSFSLLEYGNHFPLKESFLKHQKIHTAENRFSCSKCGRCFNQKWNLVIHQRTHIGEKPLSCSECGKCFSHKSALVKHQRTHTGEKPFSCSECGKCFNQKVHLDRHQRLHTGERPFSCSECGKCFIHKSNLVKHQRTHTGEKPFSCSECGKCFNQKSVLVTHLKTHTGEKPFSCSECGKCFNRKSALVTHLKTHTGEKPFSCSECGKCFIHKSALVMHQKTHTGEKPFSCSECGKCFKHKSALVTHQRTHTGEMPFSCSECGKCFNQKDNLDSHQRIHTGEKPFSCSECGKCFNRKSALVMHQKTHTGEKPFSCSECGKCFNRKVHLDSHQRLHTGEKPFSCSECGKCFSHKSALVKHQRTHTGEKPFSCSECGKCFKQKSALVTHLKTHTGEKPFSCSECGKCFKQKSDLVMHQKTHTGEKPFSCSECGKCCIHKSNFVKHQRTHTGEKPFSCSECGKCFIQKSVLVTHLKTHTGEKPFSCSECGKCFNQKSALVTHLRTHTGEKPFSCSECEKCFKHKSALVTHQKTHTGEKPFSCSECGKCFYKKAYLDIHQRIHTGEKPFSCSECGKYFTHKSNFVKHQRTHTGEKPFSCSECGKYFTHKSNFVKHQRTHTGEKPFSCSECGKCFNRKSALVTHQKTHTGEKPFS
- the LOC143766583 gene encoding uncharacterized protein LOC143766583 isoform X1, with product MWSAALRVEVGAGGSIILYVECGSAGGGRCWRLHYSLCDVRLCGWRSVLEAPLFSMWSAALRVEVGAGGSIILYVECGSAGEQLTSFPSGPDRRDNFSSQDSSAEITPDTFHFSHFQRSRAPGNGTEVSTISDPLSEDLLYKRIFLIYPSKMDMDRDKMAERILHLTLEILFRLTGEDYTVVKKTSSERCQDSVSEGLGRPLSPVTGPPPHLIHEDNNDQKILELTYKMIELLTGEVPIRCQDVAIYFSMEEWEYLAGHKDVYKDVMMEVPQPLTSPVLSSKRTTPERCPRPLLPQDYKQEDPNVPQDHQGEDLTHTNTTETYVRGDERCKEEIPTYNYPDDCTRQSEGLLTSSVFKSDNLEIQQDTIEVNAITPDIPSSLHSKDLSSDLLKQVLSSDSLPTTKENQSHKISIKKQIGPAVKKSFSLLEYGNHFPLKESFLKHQKIHTAENRFSCSKCGRCFNQKWNLVIHQRTHIGEKPLSCSECGKCFSHKSALVKHQRTHTGEKPFSCSECGKCFNQKVHLDRHQRLHTGERPFSCSECGKCFIHKSNLVKHQRTHTGEKPFSCSECGKCFNQKSVLVTHLKTHTGEKPFSCSECGKCFNRKSALVTHLKTHTGEKPFSCSECGKCFIHKSALVMHQKTHTGEKPFSCSECGKCFKHKSALVTHQRTHTGEMPFSCSECGKCFNQKDNLDSHQRIHTGEKPFSCSECGKCFNRKSALVMHQKTHTGEKPFSCSECGKCFNRKVHLDSHQRLHTGEKPFSCSECGKCFSHKSALVKHQRTHTGEKPFSCSECGKCFKQKSALVTHLKTHTGEKPFSCSECGKCFKQKSDLVMHQKTHTGEKPFSCSECGKCCIHKSNFVKHQRTHTGEKPFSCSECGKCFIQKSVLVTHLKTHTGEKPFSCSECGKCFNQKSALVTHLRTHTGEKPFSCSECEKCFKHKSALVTHQKTHTGEKPFSCSECGKCFYKKAYLDIHQRIHTGEKPFSCSECGKYFTHKSNFVKHQRTHTGEKPFSCSECGKYFTHKSNFVKHQRTHTGEKPFSCSECGKCFNRKSALVTHQKTHTGEKPFS